In Arachis stenosperma cultivar V10309 chromosome 1, arast.V10309.gnm1.PFL2, whole genome shotgun sequence, one DNA window encodes the following:
- the LOC130980775 gene encoding uncharacterized protein LOC130980775, whose translation MGFEKVGAERKLQLAELENLRLEAYENSRLYKEKVKAVHDKNIKLRIMPGKLRLRWDGPYRVEKAEPYVVFHLSHPSSPNILKVNGHRLKLYHGEKMKDNKELNIFLLEDPPTEED comes from the exons ATGGGATTTGAGAAAGTCGGTGCTGAAAGGAAGCTACAACTAGCAGAATTGGAGAACCTCCGCCTAGAAGCCTATGAGAACTCCAGGCTATACAAAGAGAAGGTGAAGGCTGTGCATGATAAGAATATCAA GTTGAGAATCATGCCAGGCAAGCTTAGATTAAGATGGGATGGCCCCTACCGGGTGGAAAAGGCTGAGCCATATGTCGTCTTCCACCTGAGTCATCCTTCAAGCCCCAATATCCTCAAGGTCAATGGCCACCGCTTGAAACTATACCATGGTGAAAAGATGAAGGACAACAAGGAGCTGAatatcttcctcttggaagatccaCCAACAGAAGAAGACTGA